Below is a genomic region from Granulibacter bethesdensis CGDNIH1.
ATCTTGCGCAGAAACACGGTATCTTATTAAACGAGCGGCAGAAGGATTATACGTGAAACAGTCAGCCCCTGCCTATCTGATAGATTATTTTCGGCACTCCCGGGTGGCGCTGGCGTTGGCGGCACCTGACGGGAATCATGACCTACTGTGGGTCAACGGGCCATTCAGCGCCTTGACCGGATATAGTTCGGCCGAAGTCATTGGCAAGAATTGCCGGTTTTTGCAGGGTGATGCTGACAATGAGGCAGGAAAAGCAAAAATAAGACAGTTTCTGCAGAATCATGATCAGGCCAGCGTAAGAACGCCAGTTATTAACTTCCGTAAGGACAAGGTTCCGTTCGTTAATCTGCTCTCTTTATCCCGTCTGCAAGGGGCGGACGGAACGACTAAATACATTTTCGCAT
It encodes:
- a CDS encoding PAS domain-containing protein, with translation MKQSAPAYLIDYFRHSRVALALAAPDGNHDLLWVNGPFSALTGYSSAEVIGKNCRFLQGDADNEAGKAKIRQFLQNHDQASVRTPVINFRKDKVPFVNLLSLSRLQGADGTTKYIFASQFDVSRSHPDLLINYDRELAATLGGLRSIEKDGGIVVQGTVLTIANTSALVAQAKMTLAELENVPDA